The proteins below come from a single Caulobacter flavus genomic window:
- the gspD gene encoding type II secretion system secretin GspD: MTKALTLRALAAAASIALALPSAAPALAQTQVLNVQDADIRAFIQDVAKTTNTTFVIDPRVKGTVSVTSNGPLDRRELFELFLATLRANNLVATPAGGGVYRIEPSENAARQPSAAGGQFATEVFRLRTLDPATAADMLKPLVGPQGQVVANARGGAVVVADYADNVRRIRALLAQVDQDRAAVHTVTLTNSSAREIAQVVGDLIAGPGADGKAGRGAVTVVPVESSNSVLLRGDPDAVQKLLPLIADLDRRAESSDDVRVVFLRHANAEQMLPVLQQLVGQSPSTVTTGSSRTAGGATAAVNATPATSNATTAPGSARANVARYPGANALIINAPPELQRTLSEVIRQLDVRREQVLVEAIVVEVSDDAARQLGVQLLLGGTNGTVPFMATNYTNASPSLFPLAGAIAAGEPKDGDSEAVTSMRQAAISSLLAASGVTGGVAGRSGDVLFGAIINAVKKDSGSNLLSTPSIMTLDNEEARILVGQEVPITTGEVLGDANSNPFRTIQRQNVGVQLEVKPQINAGGGITLFLRQEVSAVAGPVTVGSSELVINKREIETTALVDDGDIVVLGGLLDQTETSSVQKVPGLGNLPGIGGLFRSTARERGKTNLMVFIRPRIIRTVDDARAVTNPRLERMRRESALTTPAGDSSLDAVIRDFQRASPAALPPPPAQPQ, encoded by the coding sequence ATGACCAAGGCTCTCACGCTGCGCGCGCTCGCCGCGGCCGCCTCGATCGCGCTGGCCCTGCCGTCGGCCGCGCCAGCGCTCGCCCAGACCCAGGTGCTGAACGTCCAGGACGCCGACATCCGCGCCTTCATCCAGGACGTGGCCAAGACCACCAACACCACCTTCGTCATCGATCCCCGCGTCAAGGGCACGGTTTCGGTGACCAGCAACGGTCCGCTGGACCGCCGCGAGCTGTTCGAGCTGTTCCTGGCCACGCTGCGGGCCAACAACCTGGTCGCCACGCCGGCGGGCGGCGGGGTCTACCGCATCGAGCCGTCCGAGAACGCCGCCCGCCAACCCAGCGCCGCCGGCGGCCAGTTCGCCACCGAAGTGTTCCGTCTACGGACGCTCGATCCCGCCACGGCCGCCGACATGCTGAAACCCCTCGTCGGGCCGCAGGGCCAGGTGGTGGCCAACGCCCGGGGCGGCGCGGTGGTGGTGGCCGACTACGCCGACAATGTCCGCCGCATCCGCGCGCTGCTGGCCCAGGTCGACCAGGATCGCGCCGCCGTCCACACCGTCACCCTGACCAACAGCTCGGCGCGCGAGATCGCCCAGGTGGTGGGCGACCTGATCGCCGGGCCAGGCGCGGACGGCAAGGCGGGCAGGGGCGCGGTCACCGTCGTGCCGGTCGAGAGCAGCAACTCGGTGCTGCTGCGCGGCGACCCTGACGCGGTCCAGAAGCTGTTGCCGCTGATCGCCGACCTCGACCGCCGCGCGGAGTCGAGTGACGACGTGCGGGTGGTGTTCCTGCGCCATGCCAACGCCGAGCAGATGCTGCCGGTGCTGCAGCAGCTGGTCGGCCAGTCGCCCTCGACAGTCACGACCGGTTCGAGCCGTACGGCTGGCGGGGCGACGGCGGCGGTCAACGCGACGCCCGCTACGTCGAACGCCACCACCGCCCCGGGGAGCGCCCGCGCCAACGTGGCTCGCTACCCCGGCGCCAACGCCCTGATCATCAACGCCCCGCCGGAACTGCAGCGCACCCTTTCAGAGGTGATCCGCCAGCTGGACGTGCGCCGCGAGCAGGTGCTGGTCGAGGCCATCGTCGTCGAGGTGTCCGACGACGCCGCCAGGCAGCTGGGCGTCCAGCTGCTACTGGGCGGGACGAACGGGACCGTGCCGTTCATGGCCACCAACTACACCAACGCCTCGCCGAGCCTGTTTCCGCTGGCCGGCGCGATCGCGGCGGGCGAACCCAAGGACGGCGACTCCGAGGCCGTGACCTCGATGCGGCAGGCGGCGATCAGCTCGCTGCTCGCCGCCTCGGGCGTCACCGGCGGCGTAGCGGGGCGCAGCGGCGACGTGCTGTTCGGCGCGATCATCAACGCGGTGAAGAAGGACAGCGGCTCCAACCTGCTGTCGACCCCGTCGATCATGACGCTGGACAACGAGGAGGCCCGCATTCTGGTCGGCCAGGAAGTGCCGATCACCACCGGCGAGGTGCTGGGCGACGCCAACTCCAATCCGTTCCGCACCATCCAGCGCCAGAACGTCGGCGTGCAGCTGGAGGTGAAGCCCCAGATCAACGCCGGCGGCGGCATCACCCTGTTCCTGCGCCAGGAGGTCTCCGCGGTGGCGGGGCCCGTCACCGTCGGCTCAAGCGAGCTCGTCATCAACAAGCGCGAGATCGAGACCACGGCCCTGGTCGACGACGGCGACATCGTCGTTCTGGGCGGGCTGCTGGACCAGACCGAGACCTCGTCGGTGCAGAAGGTGCCGGGGCTGGGCAATCTGCCGGGGATCGGTGGCCTGTTCCGCAGCACCGCCCGCGAGCGCGGCAAGACCAACCTGATGGTCTTCATTCGTCCTCGGATCATTCGCACCGTCGACGACGCGCGCGCGGTCACCAATCCCCGCCTGGAGCGCATGCGTCGCGAAAGCGCCCTGACCACGCCAGCCGGCGACAGCTCGCTGGACGCGGTGATCCGCGACTTCCAGCGCGCCTCGCCCGCGGCCCTGCCGCCGCCTCCGGCGCAGCCGCAATGA
- a CDS encoding TonB-dependent receptor domain-containing protein: MNMLFRPLSGLLLATSALVAPQIAMAQTPSAAQPQPGAAETPAPRQYAAMDPEETPNVVEEVLILGRNIPEPMRTTSEVASFLTQEDLKRAGDGTAAEALTRVSGLSLVSGRFVYVRGLGERYSSALLNGSPLPSPEPLQRVVPLDLFPSAILAGATVQKSFSPNYPGEFGGGVIDLQTVAIPDEAFFEVEIGGGGNTETTLNKGLTYYGSDTDFLGYDDGTRKKPPELREALATGKRINSSNFTSAQLVRIGSSLVNAPLNLIQTKNKIPGNFSADVSAGRSFELASGARLGVVAIGGFENSWRSREGVQQQGLEQNGVLEPRTSYNFNNTSNNVTVNGLVGLGLEWGDHQVRWTNLYVHNTTKSARQRAGEDYAAGQEVLDSYTEWFERNLYDTQLSGKHEFGDWNFDWRGSYAKSERDAPYEKFIRYRLENGVYYHSASQEQNSTSFSTLDDTMASLGFDVAYTLPLSSGRDAKFSGGYAYLDNERDAERRDFRYQGGAIPLAIQRERVDFLLSDYNLAQGYLTFTEITGGDGAAAYEAGLKVHAGYVQVDAEFLPRLRTSFGLRIEDAEQTVQVVDLFGGAAATPTALEETYVLPAATLTYNFAEDMQLRLGASKTIARPQFRELAPQQYFDPDSDRLFIGNPYLTDTELLNLDARVEWYFAANQYLSGGLFYKDLDRPVESVVSEQGSTIVQTYVNAPKASLYGFELDFKKLFDSPFEGAFFGSKRWLVGANYTFSDSQVKVSEDDVVYPLAGAGAPRRALDYVKDGSQLQGLSKHLANIQFGWEDEENRSQATILATYVSKRISARGRPDQPDLVQEPGVTVDFTYRKAFDVRNRELEFTFKARNLLGEDFEEYQVLGGGRVDANTYDLGQTFSVSLSTRF; the protein is encoded by the coding sequence ATGAACATGCTGTTCCGGCCCCTGAGCGGCCTCCTGCTCGCGACGTCGGCGCTGGTCGCGCCGCAGATCGCCATGGCGCAGACGCCATCCGCCGCCCAGCCGCAGCCGGGCGCAGCCGAAACTCCCGCGCCGCGCCAGTACGCGGCGATGGATCCCGAAGAAACGCCCAACGTGGTCGAGGAAGTCCTCATCCTCGGGCGCAACATTCCCGAGCCGATGCGCACGACCTCGGAGGTCGCCAGCTTCCTGACGCAGGAAGACCTCAAGCGCGCCGGCGACGGCACCGCCGCCGAAGCCCTGACCCGCGTCAGCGGTCTCAGCCTGGTGTCGGGCCGCTTCGTCTACGTGCGCGGCCTGGGCGAGCGCTACTCGTCGGCCCTGCTGAACGGCTCGCCGCTGCCCAGCCCCGAGCCGCTGCAGCGCGTCGTGCCGCTCGACCTGTTCCCCTCGGCCATCCTGGCCGGCGCCACCGTGCAGAAGAGCTTCTCGCCGAACTATCCGGGCGAGTTCGGCGGCGGCGTCATCGACCTGCAGACCGTGGCCATTCCCGACGAGGCCTTTTTCGAGGTCGAGATCGGCGGCGGCGGCAACACCGAGACCACGCTTAACAAGGGCCTGACCTACTACGGTTCGGACACCGACTTCCTGGGCTACGACGACGGCACGCGCAAGAAGCCGCCGGAGCTGCGCGAGGCGCTGGCCACCGGCAAGCGCATCAATTCCAGCAACTTCACGAGCGCCCAGCTGGTGCGCATCGGTTCCAGCCTGGTCAACGCGCCGCTGAACCTGATCCAGACCAAGAACAAGATCCCCGGCAACTTCTCGGCCGACGTCAGCGCCGGTCGCTCGTTCGAGCTGGCCTCGGGCGCGCGGCTGGGCGTCGTCGCCATCGGCGGCTTCGAGAACAGCTGGCGCTCGCGCGAGGGCGTGCAGCAGCAGGGTCTCGAGCAGAACGGCGTGCTGGAGCCCCGCACCAGCTACAACTTCAACAATACCAGCAACAACGTCACCGTGAACGGCCTGGTGGGCCTGGGCCTGGAGTGGGGCGACCACCAGGTGCGGTGGACCAACCTCTACGTCCACAACACCACCAAGTCGGCCCGCCAGCGCGCCGGCGAGGACTACGCCGCCGGCCAGGAAGTGCTGGATTCCTACACCGAGTGGTTCGAGCGGAACCTCTACGACACCCAGCTTTCGGGTAAGCACGAGTTCGGCGACTGGAACTTCGACTGGCGCGGCTCGTACGCCAAGTCCGAGCGCGACGCGCCGTACGAGAAGTTCATCCGCTACCGCCTGGAGAACGGGGTTTACTACCACTCCGCCTCGCAGGAGCAGAACTCCACCAGCTTCAGCACGCTCGACGACACCATGGCCAGCCTCGGCTTCGACGTGGCCTACACCCTGCCTCTGAGCAGCGGCCGCGACGCGAAGTTCAGCGGCGGCTACGCCTATCTGGACAATGAGCGCGACGCCGAACGCCGTGACTTCCGCTACCAGGGCGGCGCCATCCCGCTGGCCATCCAGCGCGAGCGGGTGGACTTCCTGCTGTCGGACTACAACCTCGCCCAGGGCTACCTAACCTTCACCGAGATCACCGGCGGCGACGGCGCGGCGGCCTACGAGGCCGGCCTCAAGGTCCATGCCGGCTATGTCCAGGTGGACGCCGAGTTCCTGCCGCGCCTGCGCACCTCCTTCGGCCTGCGGATCGAGGACGCCGAGCAGACGGTGCAGGTCGTCGACCTGTTCGGCGGCGCGGCGGCGACGCCGACGGCGCTGGAAGAGACATACGTCCTGCCGGCCGCGACCCTGACCTACAACTTCGCCGAGGACATGCAGCTGCGCCTGGGCGCGTCGAAGACCATCGCCCGGCCGCAGTTCCGCGAACTGGCGCCGCAGCAATACTTCGACCCCGACAGCGACCGCCTGTTCATCGGCAACCCCTACCTCACCGACACCGAGCTCCTGAACCTGGACGCCCGCGTCGAGTGGTACTTCGCCGCCAACCAGTACCTTTCGGGCGGGCTGTTCTACAAAGACCTGGATCGTCCGGTGGAGTCGGTGGTCAGCGAGCAGGGCTCGACGATCGTCCAGACCTACGTCAACGCGCCGAAGGCCTCGCTCTACGGCTTCGAGCTGGACTTCAAGAAGCTGTTCGACAGCCCGTTCGAGGGCGCGTTCTTCGGCAGCAAGCGCTGGCTGGTCGGCGCGAACTACACCTTCTCGGACTCGCAGGTGAAGGTGTCGGAGGACGACGTCGTCTACCCGCTGGCCGGGGCCGGCGCGCCGCGCCGCGCGCTCGACTACGTCAAGGACGGCAGCCAGCTGCAGGGCCTCTCGAAGCATCTGGCCAACATCCAGTTCGGCTGGGAGGACGAGGAGAACCGCTCGCAGGCGACGATCCTGGCCACCTACGTCAGCAAGCGGATCTCGGCCCGTGGCCGGCCCGACCAGCCTGACCTGGTGCAGGAGCCGGGCGTGACGGTCGACTTCACCTATCGCAAGGCCTTCGACGTGAGGAACCGCGAGCTGGAGTTCACCTTCAAGGCCCGCAACCTGCTCGGCGAAGACTTCGAGGAATACCAGGTTCTGGGCGGCGGCCGGGTGGACGCCAACACCTACGACCTGGGCCAGACCTTCTCCGTCTCGCTGTCCACGCGGTTCTAG
- a CDS encoding type II secretion system protein N has translation MLAKLTETFRTHGARAFVALELLVLLVLAVQIARLVWIVAAPPPPIATRAAPVQRAVDPKILASFDAFGSAGASSRVGGAASVEGFRLFGVRQTDGGGSAIIAGPDGVQKSYAVGESIADGVTLASVAADHVELSRAGARMTLSFPERP, from the coding sequence ATGCTCGCAAAGCTGACTGAAACATTCCGCACCCATGGGGCAAGAGCGTTCGTCGCGCTCGAACTCTTGGTGCTGCTCGTCCTGGCGGTGCAGATCGCGCGGCTCGTCTGGATCGTCGCCGCGCCGCCGCCGCCGATCGCGACAAGGGCCGCGCCCGTCCAGAGAGCGGTCGATCCCAAGATTCTCGCCAGCTTCGACGCCTTCGGTTCGGCCGGGGCGTCTTCGCGCGTCGGCGGGGCGGCCAGCGTCGAGGGCTTCCGGCTGTTTGGCGTGCGCCAGACCGACGGCGGCGGCTCGGCGATCATCGCCGGTCCCGACGGCGTCCAGAAATCCTACGCGGTGGGCGAGAGCATCGCCGACGGCGTCACCCTGGCGTCCGTCGCCGCCGACCATGTCGAACTCTCCCGGGCCGGCGCCCGCATGACCCTCTCGTTTCCGGAACGTCCATGA
- a CDS encoding TauD/TfdA dioxygenase family protein gives MNALTPIAAGSTPDYAGLTVTPAGPVLGAEISGLDLTRPLEPEIVAAVRAALLRHKVVFFRDQDISHEDHVRFGRYFGDLEGHPVTAHVPGFPEILHIEAADGMKLREAIVPIVRAANKWHTDVTFRPAPSMGGVLRARTLPPSGGDTLFADTAAIYADLPQPLKDRLAGLQAEHDILQSYGYRIDEAKRQELRAAYPPQAHPVVRTHPETGQPHLFVNKVFTTRILGLPEDEAASLLAELLDRVKAPEYQVRFRWSPNAIVFWDNRATQHYAVLDYWPVERVVERVTIKGEVPYFQA, from the coding sequence ATGAACGCCTTGACCCCGATCGCCGCCGGGAGCACGCCCGACTACGCGGGCCTGACGGTCACGCCCGCCGGACCGGTGCTAGGGGCCGAGATCTCCGGGCTCGACCTGACCAGGCCGCTGGAGCCCGAGATCGTCGCGGCCGTCCGCGCGGCCCTGCTGCGCCATAAGGTGGTGTTCTTCCGCGACCAGGACATCAGCCACGAGGACCATGTCCGTTTCGGTCGCTATTTCGGCGATCTGGAGGGCCATCCGGTCACCGCCCACGTGCCGGGCTTCCCCGAGATCCTGCACATCGAGGCGGCCGACGGCATGAAGCTGCGCGAGGCCATCGTCCCGATCGTGCGGGCGGCCAACAAGTGGCACACCGACGTCACCTTCCGCCCCGCGCCGTCGATGGGCGGGGTGCTGCGCGCCCGCACCCTGCCGCCGTCGGGCGGCGACACCCTGTTCGCCGACACCGCCGCCATCTATGCCGACCTGCCGCAGCCCCTGAAGGACAGGCTGGCGGGCCTGCAGGCCGAGCACGACATCCTGCAGAGCTACGGCTACCGCATCGACGAGGCCAAGCGGCAGGAACTGCGCGCGGCCTATCCGCCCCAGGCCCATCCGGTGGTGCGCACCCATCCCGAGACCGGGCAGCCGCACCTCTTCGTCAACAAGGTCTTCACGACGCGGATCCTCGGCCTGCCCGAGGATGAAGCCGCCAGCCTGCTGGCCGAGCTGCTCGACCGGGTGAAGGCGCCCGAATACCAGGTCCGCTTCCGCTGGAGCCCGAACGCCATCGTCTTCTGGGACAATCGCGCCACCCAGCACTACGCCGTGCTCGACTACTGGCCGGTGGAGCGCGTCGTCGAGCGGGTGACGATCAAGGGCGAGGTTCCATATTTCCAAGCCTGA
- a CDS encoding peroxiredoxin-like family protein, whose product MSHQTLRERLAALHAERLRTWEPAALKINIDQRARLVEAAEPDDWVKVGDRVDPFVLKDVEGGDLTLESLTAKGPAVLVFFRFAGCPACNIALPYYEERLAPALAAIGATLVAVSPQVPERLGEIRERHGLGYKVASDLGNELGRRFGVTYTADEASQAAQRAKGAFIGDVTGTGTWELPQPAVVVIDRQGFVRFADVSPDWLVRTEAEPIIAAVRALTPAPAAV is encoded by the coding sequence ATGAGCCATCAGACCCTGCGCGAGCGCCTGGCCGCCCTGCATGCCGAACGGTTGCGCACCTGGGAGCCGGCGGCGCTGAAGATCAACATCGACCAGCGCGCCCGGCTGGTCGAGGCGGCCGAGCCCGACGACTGGGTCAAGGTCGGCGACAGGGTCGATCCCTTCGTGCTGAAGGACGTCGAGGGCGGCGACCTCACCCTGGAGAGCCTGACCGCCAAGGGCCCGGCGGTGCTGGTCTTCTTCCGCTTCGCCGGCTGCCCGGCCTGCAACATCGCCTTGCCCTACTACGAGGAACGGCTGGCCCCGGCCCTTGCGGCTATCGGCGCGACCCTTGTCGCCGTCAGCCCGCAGGTTCCCGAGCGCCTGGGCGAGATCCGGGAAAGGCATGGCCTCGGCTACAAGGTCGCCTCCGACCTGGGCAACGAACTGGGGCGTCGGTTCGGCGTCACCTACACGGCCGACGAGGCCAGCCAGGCCGCCCAGCGCGCCAAGGGGGCGTTCATCGGCGATGTCACCGGCACGGGAACCTGGGAATTGCCCCAGCCGGCCGTGGTGGTCATCGACCGCCAGGGCTTCGTCCGCTTCGCCGACGTCAGTCCCGACTGGCTGGTCCGCACCGAAGCCGAACCGATCATCGCCGCGGTGCGGGCGCTGACGCCGGCGCCGGCGGCGGTTTGA
- a CDS encoding 4Fe-4S dicluster domain-containing protein, which translates to MIEVVIDDRCGGCGSCVDVCPSDVLERAASGKAVIARQADCQTCYLCELYCPEDALFVWPQTDRIAGITADQALATGDVGGFRRDSGWDEHAATHTNQHWRMGAIFERARLMAIDDAAAKAARDENGRTS; encoded by the coding sequence ATGATCGAGGTCGTGATCGACGACCGCTGCGGCGGCTGCGGGTCCTGCGTCGACGTCTGCCCCAGCGACGTTCTGGAACGCGCCGCCAGCGGCAAGGCGGTGATCGCCCGCCAGGCCGACTGCCAGACCTGCTACCTGTGCGAACTCTACTGTCCGGAAGACGCGCTGTTCGTCTGGCCGCAGACCGATCGCATCGCCGGGATAACCGCCGACCAGGCCCTGGCCACCGGCGACGTCGGCGGCTTCCGGCGCGACAGCGGCTGGGACGAGCACGCCGCGACCCACACCAACCAGCACTGGCGCATGGGGGCGATCTTCGAGCGCGCCCGCCTGATGGCGATCGACGACGCCGCCGCCAAAGCCGCTCGAGACGAAAACGGGAGGACCTCATGA
- a CDS encoding FAD-dependent oxidoreductase, whose product MSADFDAPHWETDVLVIGGGLAGAWAAIAAAREGARVILADKGWCGTSGVTATAGPGHWWVPPEHREAVVADRLERSLGLGDPDWMARILDLTWTSLPQLARHYAFSTDEQGRTQYRGLRGPEYMRAMRAFALEAGATILDHHPALELLTDADGVVTGAAGVALRGERPWTIRAGAVVLATGGCAFASRLLGSATNTGDGLLMGVEAGADLSGMEFANYYTPMQAGTNMARSMSFAFARWFDEADDELDIPAGPDVSPHLARALLKGRLYCRLDRIPQDIREAMPQVQPNFVRPFARMGIDAYAERFEVSLVSEGTVRGIGGLRIAGALCQTAAPGLFAAGDATSRELVTGAISGGGAVNSSWALSSGQWAGQGAAVFARERRGHAGRLHHIGQVGLRPTSRLASVDLPAAVQVVRDEMGAYDRNIFRTGAGLEASIEALDGAWREIAAHAGGWGRGLLRAREASALVAAARWSKASALQRRESRGMHRREDAPGLDPRLASRQRVHGLDRVVTRFEAAILEAVA is encoded by the coding sequence ATGAGCGCCGATTTCGATGCGCCGCACTGGGAGACCGACGTCCTGGTGATCGGCGGCGGCCTGGCCGGCGCCTGGGCCGCCATCGCCGCCGCCCGTGAGGGCGCGCGCGTGATCCTGGCCGACAAGGGCTGGTGCGGAACCAGCGGCGTCACCGCCACGGCCGGTCCTGGCCACTGGTGGGTTCCTCCTGAACACCGCGAGGCCGTCGTCGCCGACCGCCTCGAGCGCTCGCTGGGCCTGGGCGATCCCGACTGGATGGCGCGGATCCTCGACCTCACCTGGACCAGCCTGCCGCAGTTGGCCAGGCACTACGCTTTTTCGACCGACGAGCAGGGGCGCACCCAGTATCGCGGCCTGCGCGGTCCCGAATACATGCGGGCCATGCGCGCCTTCGCCCTCGAGGCGGGCGCGACCATCCTCGACCACCATCCGGCGCTGGAGCTGCTGACCGACGCCGACGGCGTCGTCACCGGGGCGGCGGGCGTTGCTTTGCGCGGCGAGCGCCCGTGGACGATCCGGGCCGGGGCGGTGGTGCTGGCCACGGGCGGCTGCGCCTTCGCCTCGCGCCTGCTGGGCTCGGCGACCAATACCGGCGATGGCCTGCTGATGGGCGTCGAGGCCGGGGCCGACCTCTCGGGCATGGAGTTCGCCAACTACTACACGCCCATGCAGGCGGGCACGAACATGGCCCGCTCGATGAGCTTCGCCTTCGCCCGCTGGTTCGACGAGGCTGACGACGAACTCGACATTCCAGCCGGTCCCGACGTCAGCCCGCACCTGGCCCGCGCCTTGCTGAAGGGGCGGCTCTACTGCCGTCTCGACCGCATCCCGCAAGACATCCGCGAGGCGATGCCGCAGGTCCAGCCCAACTTCGTGCGGCCCTTCGCGCGGATGGGGATCGACGCCTATGCCGAGCGGTTCGAGGTCTCGCTGGTGTCGGAGGGCACGGTGCGCGGGATCGGCGGCCTGCGGATCGCCGGCGCGCTCTGCCAGACCGCCGCGCCAGGCCTGTTCGCCGCCGGCGACGCGACCAGCCGCGAGCTGGTCACCGGCGCGATCTCGGGCGGCGGGGCGGTGAACTCGTCCTGGGCGCTGTCGTCGGGCCAATGGGCCGGGCAGGGCGCGGCGGTCTTCGCCCGCGAGCGCCGAGGCCATGCCGGGCGTCTGCATCACATCGGCCAGGTCGGGCTGCGACCGACCAGCCGGCTGGCGAGCGTGGATCTGCCCGCCGCCGTCCAGGTCGTGCGCGACGAGATGGGGGCCTACGATCGCAACATCTTTCGCACCGGCGCCGGACTGGAAGCCTCGATCGAGGCGCTCGACGGCGCCTGGCGCGAGATCGCCGCCCATGCCGGCGGCTGGGGCAGGGGCTTGCTTCGCGCCCGCGAGGCCTCCGCCCTGGTCGCCGCCGCCCGCTGGAGCAAGGCCTCGGCCCTGCAACGGCGCGAGAGCCGGGGCATGCATCGCCGCGAGGACGCTCCAGGCCTCGACCCGCGCCTGGCCTCGCGCCAGCGCGTCCACGGCCTGGACCGCGTCGTCACGCGTTTCGAGGCGGCCATCCTGGAGGCGGTGGCATGA
- a CDS encoding LLM class flavin-dependent oxidoreductase, whose product MSQPRQLKLGFILHGVGPGWGDWRHPDAHPGASTDFSFYKRQAQVAEAGKFDFLFVADSVYITEKSSPHYLNRFEPLTILSALAGATSNIGLVGTLTVSYSEPFNVARQFASLDHISGGRAGWNVVTSWLEGSAANYSREKHYAHDVRYRLAGEYLDVVQGLWDSWEDDALTFDKAGGQFFDPAKLHALNHKGEFFSVKGPLNISRSPQGQPVIFQAGASEDGKAFAARRADAIFVSHEDLDAAQAYYKDIKTRAVGFGRDPDQLQVLPAARPVVGKTAQEAEALYKELTQLVSLDNALSMLARPFNEYDFSQHDPDAPFPLEAAVFGANSNQSAVGRIVDAVKAGNLTLRETALRFATPRGHFVGAPEQVADSLQAWFEGRAADGFVLFESLPGQLEAFVELVVPILQARGLFRTEYEGATFRENLGLDVPVNRYAGALAAAE is encoded by the coding sequence ATGTCCCAGCCCCGTCAACTCAAGCTCGGCTTCATCCTGCATGGGGTCGGTCCCGGCTGGGGCGACTGGCGACACCCGGACGCCCACCCCGGCGCCAGCACAGATTTTTCGTTCTACAAGCGCCAGGCCCAGGTCGCCGAGGCCGGCAAGTTCGACTTCCTGTTCGTCGCCGACAGCGTCTACATCACCGAGAAGTCGAGCCCGCACTATCTCAACCGCTTCGAGCCGCTGACCATCCTGTCGGCCCTGGCCGGGGCCACCAGCAACATCGGCCTCGTAGGCACCCTGACGGTCAGCTACAGCGAGCCGTTCAACGTCGCCCGCCAGTTCGCCTCGCTGGACCACATCAGCGGCGGCCGCGCCGGCTGGAACGTCGTCACCTCGTGGCTCGAAGGCAGCGCCGCCAACTACAGCCGCGAGAAGCACTACGCCCACGACGTCCGCTACCGCCTGGCCGGCGAATACCTCGACGTCGTCCAGGGTCTCTGGGACAGCTGGGAGGACGACGCCCTGACATTCGACAAGGCCGGCGGCCAGTTCTTCGATCCAGCCAAGCTTCATGCCCTGAACCACAAGGGCGAGTTCTTCTCGGTGAAGGGGCCGCTGAACATCAGCCGCTCGCCCCAGGGGCAGCCCGTGATCTTCCAGGCCGGCGCCTCCGAGGACGGCAAGGCCTTCGCCGCCCGCCGCGCCGACGCCATCTTCGTCTCGCACGAGGATCTCGACGCCGCCCAGGCCTATTACAAGGACATCAAGACCCGCGCCGTCGGCTTCGGGCGCGACCCTGACCAGCTGCAGGTCCTGCCCGCCGCCCGTCCCGTGGTCGGCAAGACGGCGCAGGAGGCCGAGGCGCTCTACAAGGAGCTGACGCAGCTCGTCTCGCTCGACAACGCCCTGTCGATGCTGGCCCGGCCGTTCAACGAGTACGACTTCTCCCAGCACGATCCGGACGCGCCGTTCCCGCTGGAGGCCGCCGTGTTCGGGGCCAATTCCAACCAGAGCGCGGTGGGTCGCATCGTCGACGCCGTCAAGGCCGGAAACCTGACCCTGCGCGAGACGGCCCTGCGCTTCGCCACCCCGCGCGGCCACTTCGTCGGCGCGCCGGAGCAGGTGGCCGACAGCCTGCAGGCCTGGTTCGAAGGCCGCGCCGCCGACGGCTTCGTGCTGTTCGAAAGCCTGCCGGGCCAGCTGGAGGCCTTCGTCGAACTGGTCGTGCCGATCCTGCAGGCGAGGGGGCTTTTCCGCACCGAGTACGAGGGCGCGACCTTCCGCGAGAACCTGGGCCTCGACGTCCCGGTCAACCGCTACGCCGGCGCCCTGGCCGCCGCCGAGTAG